Proteins encoded together in one Euwallacea similis isolate ESF13 chromosome 12, ESF131.1, whole genome shotgun sequence window:
- the LOC136412758 gene encoding arylsulfatase B-like: MKPTFLPFLIVLLLSCAARLKASKPPHIIIILGDDIGWNDFSFHGSSQIPTPNIDALGYNGVILNRFYTQAICSPSRAALLTAKYPMRYGYQGIPLSCGEDKPLPHDIKLLPERLQQLGYKTHLIGKWHLSAARKADTPTARGFDTHFGYWNGFIGYFNHFAYQSMEEDYNISTSWIGLDLHDGIKTQWQYQGKYVTDLFTEKSLEVIDNHDSGKPLFLYLGHLAAHTGANGTELGVKNLTETDLKYSYIEDPMRRRYAGVLNQLDKSVGQIVQKLKQKNMLENSIVVFLSDNGAQTIGMYKNHGSNYPLKGLKFTLLEGGVRGSAVIYSPLLTKKGYVNDKLMHITDLHTTLLKLAGGKLKWFESTDGIDQWGSISKNLPSLRTEILLNIDEKEGFSGLISEFGRYKYLNGSYLNGIYDGSYGDSGRSPSTPPYEPNLVLESDVNKAIESLPSTSPLTREKINTLRSALDINLCNGKNRTEDLPCLGECLFDLWNDPCETENLIDQRPLILAKMRLKLNIFLTQMIPSRNAKVDLNSNPVNCNNTWIPWLDQGGCNETLEYDLLNE, encoded by the exons ATGAAACCCACCTTCCTTCCATTTCTAATTGTATTATTGCTGTCTTGTGCGGCAAGATTAAAAGCCAGTAAGCCTCCCCATATTATCATAATTCTTGGGGATGATATC GGTTGGAATGATTTTAGTTTCCACGGATCCAGCCAAATCCCAACTCCCAATATCGACGCCCTGGGATACAACGGGGTTATCTTAAATCGATTCTACACCCAAGCTATTTGCAGCCCCTCTAGAGCAGCTCTTTTAACAGCAAAATATCCTATGAGATATG GATATCAAGGAATTCCTTTGAGCTGTGGAGAGGACAAACCACTTCCTCATGACATAAAATTACTTCCGGAACGCCTCCAACAATTGGGCTACAAGACCCATTTGATTGGCAAATGGCACTTAAGTGCTGCTAGAAAAGCCGACACCCCAACTGCTAGAGGGTTCGACACCCATTTCGGGTATTGGAATGGGTTTATAGgatattttaatcatttcgCTTATCAAAGCATGGAAGAGGATTATAACATATCA ACTTCTTGGATAGGTCTGGATTTACACGATGGCATCAAAACGCAATGGCAATATCAGGGAAAATATGTCACTGACCTTTTCACCGAAAAATCTTTGGAAGTAATTGACAATCACGATTCAGGCAAACCACTTTTCCTTTATCTAGGACATTTGGCTGCTCATACAGGCGCCAATGGAACGGAACTTGGGGTTAAGAATCTGACTGAAACAGACCTGAAATATTCTTATATAGAAGACCCCATGCGGAGGAGATACGCAG gcGTTCTAAATCAATTGGACAAATCTGTGGGGCAAATTGTCCAAAAACTCAAACAGAAAAATATGCTGGAAAATTCCATCGTTGTCTTCCTGTCCGACAATGGAGCCCAAACTATCGGCATGTATAAAAACCACGGCTCGAACTATCCATTAAAAGGG CTAAAGTTCACGTTACTAGAAGGTGGTGTGAGAGGTTCTGCTGTAATTTACAGTCCCTTATTGACTAAAAAAGGATACGTTAACGATAAATTAATGCATATCACAGATTTACATACAACGTTATTAAAACTTGCAG GTGGAAAACTCAAATGGTTCGAATCAACCGATGGGATAGATCAATGGGGCagtatttccaaaaatctgCCGAGTTTGAGGACAGAGATATTGCtaaatattgatgaaaaagAAGGGTTTTCTGGGCTGATTTCCGAGTTTGGAAGATACAAATACCTAAATG GTTCTTACTTAAACGGCATCTATGACGGATCATACGGCGATAGTGGGAGATCTCCGTCAACGCCTCCCTATGAGCCCAACCTCGTTTTAGAGAGCGACGTCAACAAAGCTATAGAATCATTACCGTCAACTTCTCCTCTAACTAGAgagaaaattaatacattacGAAGTGCTCTTGATATTAACTTATGCAATGGGAAGAATAGAACTGAAGACCTTCCATGCTTAG GAGAGTGTTTGTTTGATCTTTGGAATGACCCATGTGAAACAGAGAATTTAATTGACCAGAGGCCACTAATACTGGCAAAAATGAGGCTCAAGCTGAACATATTTCTTACACAAATGATACCTTCAAGAAATGCCAAAGTTGACTTAAATTCTAATCCTGTCAACTGTAACAATACTTGGATTCCTTGGCTCGATCAAGGGGGATGTAATGAAACCTTagaatatgatttattaaacGAGTGA
- the Pur-alpha gene encoding transcriptional activator protein Pur-alpha isoform X1, with protein MSDIGSGDEGSSSQKYQGMEQGSEYDSGQQGQMEQELATKMLQIQSKRFYLDVKQNRRGRFIKVAEIGADGRRSQIFLALSTAAEFRDHLSTFSDYYSSLGPPNPDNVPEDGKLKSEMMIKDNRRYYLDLKENSRGRFLRVSQTITRGGPRSQVAIPAQGMIEFRDALTDLLDEFSTDEHAYKPDLPEGRHMHVDNKHFYFDIGQNNRGVYMRISEVKTNFRTAITLPEKSWARFRDILSDYCEKIKQPAGGNGPPGTTLGGQDQPHPLVGNNTQQDGGTSLK; from the exons ATGTCGGATATAGGCAGTGGAGATGAAGGTTCAAGTTCGCAAA AATACCAAGGCATGGAACAAGGAAGCGAGTACGACTCAG GTCAACAAGGCCAAATGGAGCAAGAATTGGCTACTAAGATGCTCCAGATCCAGAGTAAGAGATTCTATCTAGATGTTAAGCAAAATCGGAGAGGCAGATTTATTAAAGTTGCTGAA ATTGGAGCTGATGGCAGACGGTCGCAGATCTTTTTGGCCTTGTCCACTGCAGCGGAATTTCGCGATCATCTTTCCACCTTTAGTGACTATTACTCTTCTCTCGGCCCGCCTAATCCCGACAACGTCCCCGAAGATGGTAAGCTGAAATCAGAAATGATGATCAAAGACAATCGGCGCTACTATTTGGATCTGAAGGAGAACTCACGAGGCCGCTTTTTGCGCGTTTCGCAGACGATCACGCGAGGCGGGCCCCGTTCGCAG GTGGCGATACCCGCGCAAGGAATGATTGAATTCCGCGACGCTTTAACCGATCTTCTGGACGAATTCAGCACCGACGAACACGCATACAAACCAGACTTACCTGAGGGAAGACATATGCATGTGGATAATAAACATTTCTATTTTGACATTG GTCAGAACAACCGAGGAGTGTATATGCGTATATCCGAGGTGAAGACCAATTTCCGAACCGCTATAACTTTACCTGAGAAAAGTTGGGCACGGTTTCGAGATATCCTCAGCGACTATTGCGAGAAAATCAAGCAACCGGCTGGTGGTAACGGCCCTCCGGGTACTACTCTTGGGGGGCAGGACCAACCCCACCCACTG GTTGGCAATAATACCCAACAAGATGGAGGGACGAGTTTAAAGTAG
- the LOC136412360 gene encoding zinc finger protein 277, whose translation MAKITDQMFGPLTFDANNYGTALLDTENACFLCEDTFNIKLRIDIFLAHIFDVHKCVIEDVQNIKNLPGYISYWRDRFKAVPIEQIVPSVQIQGTGDQYFLLSSLLKEDQQLRHKLILDFVMKEHEFERTDECFSRQCLFCKLQFEGSRQGYLEHLSEQHNLQLGNPQNLVFIEELINVIDQQLQSLNCIYCKGAFPDRAILKEHMRKKLHKRINPADSQYDKFYIVNYLEVGKSWRAIEKEDDRYALPAGCEENGDQEYSDWNENADQIICLFCDHTETDINVLCTHMNVEHDFDIMESTQALDFYQKIKLVNFIRKMVHSFMCPYCAIALESKSELYLHLREAKHYKIPEVKVFDQPEFYFPTYENDSFLYLIDDVED comes from the exons ATGGCAAAAATTACAG accAAATGTTTGGCCCTCTAACTTTTGATGCCAACAATTATGGAACAGCATTATTAGACACTGAAAATGCATGTTTCTTGTGTGAAGATACTTTCAATATAAAACTTCGTATAGACATTTTCTTAGCTCACATTTTTGATGTTCATAAATGTGTAATAGAGGACGTCCAAAATATCAAGAACCTTCCAGG GTATATAAGTTACTGGAGAGACAGATTTAAAGCAGTTCCTATAGAGCAAATAGTGCCCTCTGTCCAAATTCAGGGCACTGGTGATCAATACTTCTTGCTCAGTTCGTTATTAAAAGAGGATCAACAGCTTAGACATAAGCTAATTTTGGATTTTGTAATGAAAGAACATGAATTTGAGCGAACAGATGAATGTTTTAGCAGACAATGTTTGTTTTGCAAATTACAATTTGAAg GTTCCAGGCAAGGTTATTTGGAACATCTATCTGAGCAACACAACCTGCAGTTAGGCAACCCACAGAATTTGGTATTCATAGaagaattaattaatgttattgATCAGCAACTGCAATCATTAAATTGCATATACTGCAAAGGAGCGTTTCCTGATAGAGCCATTTTAAAAGAACACATGAGAAAGAAATTGCATAAGAGAATAAATCCTGCTGATTCCCAGtatgataaattttatatagtGAACTATTTGGAGGTTGGAAAGAGTTGGAGAGCTATAGAAAAAGAAGATGATAG GTACGCACTACCAGCTGGGTGCGAAGAAAATGGCGACCAAGAATATTCAGACTGGAATGAAAATGCAGACCAaataatttgcttattttgtGATCATACAGAAACTGACATAAATGTGCTATGCACACATATGAATGTCGAGCACGATTTCGATATTATGGAATCTACGCAGGCTTTAgatttctatcaaaaaatcaagttggtcaattttattagaaaaatggTTCACAGTTTTATGTGCCCCTATTGTGCGATAGCGTTAGAAAGCAAAAGTGAATTGTACCTGCATCTGAGAGAGGCAAAGCATTATAAGATTCCAGAAGTCAAAGTTTTTGATCAGCCAGA attttattttccaacgtATGAAAACGACTCTTTTCTATACTTAATCGATGATGTGGAAGATTAG
- the Pur-alpha gene encoding transcriptional activator protein Pur-alpha isoform X2 — translation MSDIGSGDEGSSSQKYQGMEQGSEYDSGQQGQMEQELATKMLQIQSKRFYLDVKQNRRGRFIKVAEIGADGRRSQIFLALSTAAEFRDHLSTFSDYYSSLGPPNPDNVPEDGKLKSEMMIKDNRRYYLDLKENSRGRFLRVSQTITRGGPRSQVAIPAQGMIEFRDALTDLLDEFSTDEHAYKPDLPEGRHMHVDNKHFYFDIGQNNRGVYMRISEVKTNFRTAITLPEKSWARFRDILSDYCEKIKQPAGGNGPPGTTLGGQDQPHPLGIFVDPL, via the exons ATGTCGGATATAGGCAGTGGAGATGAAGGTTCAAGTTCGCAAA AATACCAAGGCATGGAACAAGGAAGCGAGTACGACTCAG GTCAACAAGGCCAAATGGAGCAAGAATTGGCTACTAAGATGCTCCAGATCCAGAGTAAGAGATTCTATCTAGATGTTAAGCAAAATCGGAGAGGCAGATTTATTAAAGTTGCTGAA ATTGGAGCTGATGGCAGACGGTCGCAGATCTTTTTGGCCTTGTCCACTGCAGCGGAATTTCGCGATCATCTTTCCACCTTTAGTGACTATTACTCTTCTCTCGGCCCGCCTAATCCCGACAACGTCCCCGAAGATGGTAAGCTGAAATCAGAAATGATGATCAAAGACAATCGGCGCTACTATTTGGATCTGAAGGAGAACTCACGAGGCCGCTTTTTGCGCGTTTCGCAGACGATCACGCGAGGCGGGCCCCGTTCGCAG GTGGCGATACCCGCGCAAGGAATGATTGAATTCCGCGACGCTTTAACCGATCTTCTGGACGAATTCAGCACCGACGAACACGCATACAAACCAGACTTACCTGAGGGAAGACATATGCATGTGGATAATAAACATTTCTATTTTGACATTG GTCAGAACAACCGAGGAGTGTATATGCGTATATCCGAGGTGAAGACCAATTTCCGAACCGCTATAACTTTACCTGAGAAAAGTTGGGCACGGTTTCGAGATATCCTCAGCGACTATTGCGAGAAAATCAAGCAACCGGCTGGTGGTAACGGCCCTCCGGGTACTACTCTTGGGGGGCAGGACCAACCCCACCCACTG GGAATATTTGTCGATCCCCTATAG
- the LOC136412763 gene encoding uncharacterized protein produces MDDPNNLSPNVKDNSEQQADDVSMEMESQCNSEMSNKVYSVARLFPGPAGLLSDNKVNLANVCSQNTASILQEGPWKEMKKDFKMNNNAYLDDHFNIAWIKKQVSTNQYIQKVPFLAGVLLSLEVSGQTQKSVYVTLKDPSGTITGNVLYKLYEQYASYFTLGSVLTLVQVAVLSCSCDRCDNHHLTITSKSLGAIYSKDTKLELKKIDPQEVLTDYSRQKQEYCLKDTKLGKDDITNNIPVTSPCVRRNKLEMGSYKINRNNFVLPQTKNHINIPSGTNNSTPRCARGFSNIPKKKSTYKKLFRFKKYKGSYCQNNSNKSEKESKSDANDMSKYSTSFAVPDTNLLISVDKDEHKEVWREALSGLDLSSWFDDDESF; encoded by the exons atg GATGATCCAAATAATTTATCACCAAATGTCAAAGACAATTCAGAGCAACAAGCTGATGATGTATCAATGGAAATGGAATCACAATGTAACAGTGAAATGAGCAACAAGGTGTATAGTGTTGCACGTTTATTCCCTGGACCTGCAGGTCTATTATCCGATAATAAAGtaaat CTAGCTAATGTCTGCTCACAGAATACCGCGTCAATACTGCAAGAAGGCCCTTggaaagaaatgaagaaagattttaaaatgaataacaACGCTTACCTAGATGACCATTTCAATATTGCTTGGATTAAAAAGCAGGTTTCAACAAATCAGTATATTCAAAAAGTCCCTTTCTTGGCTGGTGTACTGTTGTCTTTAGAAGTGTCAGGACAGACTCAAAAGTCTGTTTATGTGACGCTTAAAGATCCAAgtg gcaCAATAACAGGGAATGTTCTCTACAAACTTTATGAACAATATGCATCTTACTTCACGTTGGGTTCAGTTTTAACTCTAGTTCAAGTGGCAGTGCTATCATGTAGTTGTGATAGATGTGACAATCATCATCTTACTATTACTTCAAAGAGTTTAGGTGCTATTTATAGTAAAGATACCAAGCtagagcttaaaaaaatagatccCCAAGAAGTCTTGACGGATTACAGCAGGCAGAAACAAGAATATTGTTTAAAAGACACCAAATTGGGAAAGGATGATATAACCAATAATATTCCCGTAACGAGTCCTTGTGTTAGGCgcaataaattagaaatgggaagttacaaaataaatagaaacaattttgttttgccACAAAccaaaaatcatataaatatacCAAGTGGTACTAACAACAGTACTCCAAGATGTGCTCGGGGTTTTAGtaatattcccaaaaaaaaaagtacatataagaaattattcagattcaaaaaatataaaggaaGTTATTGCCAaaataattctaataaaagtgaaaaagaaaGTAAAAGTGACGCTAATGATATGAGTAAATACAGTACTAGTTTTGCCGTTCCCGATACTAATCTTTTAATCAGCGTGGATAAGGATGAGCATAAAGAAGTGTGGAGAGAAGCTTTGAGTGGATTAGATTTAAGTTCCTGGTTTGACGATGATGAATCATTTTAG